The Negativicutes bacterium genome has a window encoding:
- the trpB gene encoding tryptophan synthase subunit beta — protein sequence MVENNTGYFGQFGGCFVPEQLVAPLKEVEECFFKYINDPEFKKELGYYFTNYVGRQSPLYFADRLTKELGGAKVYLKREDLNHTGAHKINNALGQILLAKKMGKKRIIAETGAGQHGVATATVCALFGLECSIYMGEIDIKRQELNVFRMNLLGAKVVSVSSGTKTLKDAVDAALMDYAENYNDTFYLLGSAVGPHPYPTMVREFQSIIGEEARRQILAAENRLPDYLVAAVGGGSNAIGLFHPFYDDKTVKIIGVEPGGKGLDTPDHAASISKGSVGIIHGFKCYTLQDEQGEPLPVHSVAAGLDYPGVGPEHSFYHESGRGEYVSVNDDEALDAFFMLSKLEGIIPAIESSHAIAHAIKLAKSLPQDKIIIVNLSGRGDKDVGQVIDMLKNGEIDKSKIATDI from the coding sequence ATGGTTGAAAATAATACTGGGTATTTTGGTCAGTTTGGAGGATGTTTTGTTCCTGAACAATTAGTTGCACCTTTAAAAGAAGTTGAAGAGTGTTTTTTTAAATATATCAATGACCCTGAATTCAAAAAAGAATTGGGCTATTATTTTACCAACTATGTTGGTCGTCAATCTCCTCTTTACTTTGCTGATCGTTTAACAAAAGAACTTGGTGGTGCAAAAGTATATTTAAAACGTGAAGACTTAAATCATACCGGCGCTCATAAAATCAATAACGCACTAGGACAAATTCTATTAGCAAAGAAAATGGGTAAAAAAAGAATTATTGCCGAAACCGGAGCTGGACAACATGGCGTTGCCACTGCTACCGTTTGTGCTTTATTTGGTTTAGAGTGCAGTATTTATATGGGTGAAATTGATATAAAACGCCAAGAGTTAAATGTTTTTCGCATGAATTTATTAGGAGCTAAGGTTGTATCGGTAAGTAGCGGTACTAAAACCCTTAAAGATGCTGTCGATGCAGCATTAATGGATTATGCTGAAAATTATAATGATACTTTTTATTTATTAGGGTCTGCCGTAGGTCCTCATCCTTATCCTACAATGGTTCGCGAATTTCAAAGCATAATTGGTGAAGAAGCGCGTCGTCAAATTTTAGCAGCAGAAAATAGACTGCCTGATTATTTAGTAGCCGCTGTAGGTGGGGGCAGTAATGCGATTGGTTTATTCCATCCATTTTACGATGATAAAACTGTTAAAATTATTGGGGTAGAACCAGGTGGTAAAGGACTTGATACTCCTGATCATGCTGCTAGTATTTCTAAAGGCTCTGTCGGCATTATTCACGGCTTTAAATGTTATACTTTACAAGATGAACAAGGAGAACCTTTACCGGTTCATTCTGTTGCTGCCGGCCTAGACTATCCGGGAGTTGGACCGGAACATAGCTTTTATCACGAAAGTGGCCGCGGAGAATATGTCAGCGTTAATGATGATGAAGCTTTAGATGCGTTTTTTATGTTATCAAAACTAGAAGGAATCATTCCAGCTATTGAAAGTTCTCATGCAATTGCCCATGCAATAAAATTGGCTAAATCTTTACCACAAGATAAAATTATTATTGTAAATTTATCCGGTCGTGGTGATAAAGATGTTGGCCAAGTTATTGATATGTTGAAAAATGGAGAAATTGACAAAAGTAAAATCGCTACTGATATCTAA
- a CDS encoding 2-oxoacid:acceptor oxidoreductase family protein, which produces MIDKVVLAGFGGQGVMFIGKVLAYAGMQDEYNVCWIPSYGPEMRGGTANCSVIIANDEIHSPVIERADFGITLNQQSFEKFVTKINDNGVMVVNSSIVDVNTVNVDNVEIIAIPAGELANELCQPKLANMVCLGALLKRSKLINLNNVEKAMKKLVGKRPEIFELNMKAIKLGLEYK; this is translated from the coding sequence ATGATAGATAAAGTAGTATTAGCTGGTTTTGGCGGTCAAGGTGTAATGTTTATTGGCAAGGTATTAGCTTATGCCGGAATGCAAGATGAATATAATGTTTGTTGGATTCCCTCGTATGGACCGGAAATGCGTGGCGGAACCGCTAATTGTTCGGTGATAATTGCTAATGATGAAATTCATTCGCCGGTAATTGAGAGGGCTGATTTTGGGATAACTTTAAATCAACAGTCTTTTGAAAAGTTTGTGACAAAAATAAACGATAATGGTGTAATGGTTGTAAACTCATCAATTGTAGATGTTAATACCGTTAATGTTGATAACGTAGAAATTATCGCTATTCCGGCGGGTGAACTTGCCAATGAGTTATGCCAACCTAAACTGGCCAATATGGTATGCTTAGGAGCTTTGCTTAAAAGATCTAAGCTAATAAATTTAAATAATGTAGAAAAAGCAATGAAAAAACTAGTAGGAAAAAGACCTGAAATATTTGAACTTAATATGAAAGCAATAAAATTAGGGTTAGAATATAAATAA
- the gdhA gene encoding NADP-specific glutamate dehydrogenase — translation MKNYVNQLIQKIMDDNPGEVEFHATVKEVLTSLVPVLEQNPQYLEHSILERIVEPERVVSFRVPWLNDAGKIMVNKGYRVQFNSTLGPYKGGLRFHPSVNLSIIKFLGFEQIFKNALTGLPIGGGKGGSNFDPKGKTDHEIMAFCQSFMTELSRHIGQDTDIPAGDIGVGGREIGYLFGQYKRLRNAYEAGVLTGKGLDYWGSLARTEATGYGLLYFMRHMLADANQSFEGKTVVVSGSGNVAIYAMQKAMEFGAKVVACSDSNGYIYDPNGIDLALVKELKEVKRARISVYASKRPGTTYTEGCTGIWTIPCDVALPCATQGEIDLESAKKLVANGVLAVGEGANMPSTLDAIDFFINNKVLFAPAKAANAGGVAVSALEMSQNSMRYSWTFAEVDNKLQQIMEDIYNNSKEAAENYGFAGNLVMGSNIAGFVKVADAMIAHGII, via the coding sequence ATGAAAAATTATGTCAACCAATTAATTCAAAAAATTATGGACGATAATCCCGGTGAAGTTGAATTCCACGCTACAGTAAAAGAAGTTTTAACCTCATTGGTGCCTGTACTTGAGCAAAATCCACAATATCTAGAGCATTCAATTTTAGAAAGAATAGTTGAACCAGAGCGTGTTGTTTCATTTAGAGTTCCTTGGCTCAATGACGCCGGTAAAATTATGGTTAATAAAGGCTACCGCGTACAATTTAATAGTACGCTTGGTCCATATAAAGGTGGTTTACGCTTCCACCCTAGTGTGAATTTAAGTATTATTAAATTCTTAGGTTTTGAGCAAATTTTCAAAAATGCTTTAACCGGTCTACCTATCGGAGGCGGTAAAGGTGGTTCCAACTTTGATCCAAAAGGTAAAACAGATCACGAAATTATGGCGTTTTGTCAAAGCTTTATGACTGAATTGTCACGCCATATTGGTCAAGATACCGATATTCCGGCGGGCGATATTGGCGTTGGCGGTAGAGAAATCGGCTACTTATTTGGTCAATACAAACGTTTAAGAAACGCTTATGAGGCCGGAGTTTTAACCGGCAAAGGATTAGACTACTGGGGTAGTCTAGCACGAACAGAAGCGACTGGTTATGGACTCCTTTATTTTATGCGTCATATGTTAGCGGATGCTAACCAAAGCTTTGAAGGAAAAACAGTAGTTGTTTCTGGTTCTGGTAATGTTGCAATTTACGCAATGCAAAAAGCAATGGAGTTTGGTGCTAAAGTTGTTGCCTGCTCTGACTCTAATGGTTATATCTACGATCCTAACGGTATTGATTTAGCCTTGGTAAAAGAACTAAAAGAAGTAAAACGCGCTAGAATTTCAGTATATGCTAGCAAGCGTCCTGGAACAACCTATACTGAAGGTTGTACAGGAATTTGGACTATCCCTTGTGATGTTGCCCTTCCTTGTGCAACGCAAGGAGAAATTGACTTAGAATCTGCAAAAAAACTTGTTGCTAATGGGGTTCTTGCTGTTGGTGAAGGCGCAAATATGCCATCAACTTTAGATGCTATTGATTTCTTTATAAATAATAAAGTTCTATTTGCACCTGCAAAAGCTGCTAATGCCGGTGGGGTTGCTGTATCAGCATTAGAAATGAGTCAAAACTCCATGAGATATAGTTGGACTTTTGCAGAAGTTGATAATAAACTTCAACAAATTATGGAAGATATTTATAACAATTCTAAAGAAGCTGCTGAAAACTACGGTTTCGCTGGAAATCTTGTAATGGGCTCAAATATTGCCGGATTCGTTAAAGTTGCCGATGCAATGATTGCTCATGGAATAATTTAA